One genomic region from Conexibacter woesei DSM 14684 encodes:
- a CDS encoding RNA polymerase sigma factor, translated as MSAAFETLPPDQRAVLQLILKQGRGYADLSGLLKIDEAAVRARAHAGLDALVPNGAGAALTPERRGQIADYLLGQQSDADRATTVQHLEDSRAARRWAGALHAELAPVASGELPQIPGAARNGATPPAAAAAPPAPADAPAPTDVAPSTPDADAGDDTDAAGAPAPEPAAPAASSTPPRAPRERSRTTAGGGPSRLGGMLLLGGVAVLVAVVLIVVLSNGGDDDGGSETPAAQTQQQRTTGDRAGQEPTVLQQVNLNPPGGGESPVGVAFIMVQDQRPVVAVQVQRIEPNGQADIYAAWLRARGSGRARFLGYVPNQVGRDGAFTVSSALPRDTARYDEVLVSRESITSRTTPSAPAQVVLQGTLRVNRNG; from the coding sequence ATGAGCGCTGCCTTCGAGACGCTTCCCCCTGACCAGCGCGCCGTCCTCCAGCTGATTCTCAAGCAGGGCCGCGGCTACGCCGACCTGTCCGGTCTGCTCAAGATCGACGAGGCAGCCGTGCGCGCCCGCGCGCACGCCGGACTGGACGCGCTCGTGCCCAACGGCGCCGGCGCCGCGTTGACGCCCGAGCGCCGCGGCCAGATCGCCGACTACCTGCTCGGTCAGCAGAGCGACGCTGATCGCGCCACGACCGTCCAGCACTTGGAGGACTCTCGCGCCGCCCGCCGCTGGGCCGGCGCGCTGCACGCCGAGCTCGCGCCGGTCGCGAGCGGCGAGCTGCCCCAGATCCCCGGCGCCGCCCGCAACGGCGCCACGCCCCCGGCGGCCGCTGCCGCCCCGCCCGCGCCCGCCGACGCGCCCGCTCCCACCGACGTCGCGCCGTCCACGCCGGACGCCGACGCCGGCGACGACACGGACGCCGCCGGCGCCCCCGCTCCGGAGCCGGCGGCCCCCGCTGCCTCCTCCACCCCTCCGCGCGCGCCCCGCGAGCGCAGCCGCACGACCGCGGGCGGCGGACCGTCCAGGCTCGGCGGGATGCTGCTGCTCGGCGGCGTCGCAGTGCTCGTCGCGGTCGTGCTGATCGTCGTGCTGAGCAACGGCGGCGACGATGACGGCGGCTCCGAGACGCCGGCGGCGCAGACGCAGCAGCAGAGAACGACCGGCGACAGAGCAGGACAGGAGCCGACCGTCCTGCAGCAGGTCAACCTGAACCCGCCGGGCGGCGGCGAATCGCCCGTCGGCGTCGCCTTCATCATGGTCCAGGACCAGAGACCGGTCGTCGCGGTCCAGGTCCAGAGAATCGAGCCCAACGGCCAGGCCGACATCTACGCCGCCTGGCTGCGCGCGAGAGGCAGCGGCAGAGCCCGCTTCCTCGGCTACGTGCCCAACCAGGTCGGCAGAGACGGCGCCTTCACGGTCAGCTCGGCGCTGCCGAGAGACACCGCGCGCTACGACGAGGTGCTCGTCTCGCGCGAGTCGATCACAAGCAGAACGACCCCGAGCGCGCCCGCGCAGGTCGTCCTGCAGGGCACGCTCAGAGTCAACAGAAACGGCTAG
- a CDS encoding PaaI family thioesterase, whose protein sequence is MSLRPLPPSESGFDSLLGYEELLHGDGEMRARIPVKPELLQPFGLVHGGVYASVAETLASLGTFLGVSRDGMHAMGLSNQTSFIRPITEGHINVSARAIHRGSTTWIWECEVRDDADRLCAVTRMTIAVRAPRAS, encoded by the coding sequence GTGAGCCTCAGACCCCTTCCTCCCTCTGAAAGCGGCTTCGATTCGCTCCTCGGCTACGAGGAGCTGCTGCACGGCGACGGCGAGATGCGCGCTCGCATACCTGTGAAGCCCGAGCTGCTGCAGCCGTTCGGCCTCGTCCACGGCGGCGTCTACGCAAGCGTCGCGGAGACGCTCGCCTCGCTCGGCACGTTCCTCGGCGTCAGCAGAGACGGCATGCACGCGATGGGCCTGTCGAACCAGACGAGCTTCATCCGCCCGATCACCGAGGGCCACATCAACGTGAGCGCGAGAGCGATCCACCGCGGTTCGACAACGTGGATCTGGGAGTGCGAGGTGCGTGACGACGCCGACCGCCTTTGCGCCGTCACGCGCATGACGATCGCGGTGCGCGCCCCGCGCGCGAGCTGA